The Kazachstania africana CBS 2517 chromosome 8, complete genome genome contains a region encoding:
- the BEM3 gene encoding GTPase-activating protein BEM3 (similar to Saccharomyces cerevisiae BEM3 (YPL115C); ancestral locus Anc_8.605) → MSRQTSGSATLDLLSQYNSYISERDKAIEEIEKKSDFDDKRLSYDDLFKENVKLKLQVTEYEAEISSLKKMIDLLKKNRNSVILEQTHGNTEEAELVHNEVVLPPRSANRKTNAKDLTIGIPNKTPKSSFESSIESVPKSSSSVDFTRSNDLKTDEPNQLRNLSSSSKVTTQSLERMPDTFFEEPGASTTTVDLLNTENDETLPFLNSKSQSNLSAKSNDIFGSPAASVTYTTSRITIKSPNKSLRSPLQDRSHFKSPQSANRITAVVNNQLHSPSKTLSEDTNLFARSSPHIINNMTSPSQERNATVSHKDLEFSPDAKAKLTTFSQLLDNSFGEDQNSPVTNGSIKDQHSATSLPYAPALPPPKFVNSNMSSPGSNQLGSPVILNKTRPMINLMESGSPLPLGLQSSPASTEPRHNGNGNGTIVVTKTLLWIVYLHLLKVHTTTIRPKFPSTIKFPIHTIQFGAKFTEINNRQRSPSTNTVRSTAQSFMSDIPLFVQPEEFGTIRVEVVSSLYQDNETEMESEDNSILISVIDRKSDKEMFKFAKSIQKIRELDVYLKSHVSTLSLPSLPERALFRTIVPSKVDTRREKLNDYFRSIFSVPEYPQNVSLKIAQFLSTDTAMNPVVLGDTSKEGTLIMRRPKKTLSNNTSWKVRYGMLNGAQLQLLDNGQLAETIRLRQATIELVPNIPEDKYGTKNGFLITEHKKNGLSASTKYFLCSETSKERELWVAALSEFTDTGSLSSANTSHSNAPTLKLNKPTESKNFFAKPEISQPPGFDDQVYVTDLSQVDGAHSHHSTITSNTGFDTTLSSSPREHGENNIEDDRELRRIKMRSLFPFKKLTTTSGSSGGDILESQEPGLKSPDKLASIFSSPVSKHPLNSANEPAVFGTSLEICLKLSSHTYQGVFEIPSVVYRCLEYLYKNMGIQEEGIFRLSGSSNLIKSVQEQFDREYDIDLCSYNVGGDEESFLGVNTVSGILKLYLRRLPHLIFGDEQFQIFKDITDNNHNNPEAIAIEFRNIIKGGRVPRANVSLMYSLFELLLRINENSKYNKMNLRNLCIVFSPTLNIPITMLQPFIEDFKCIFKGEEPISNDKRESLDIHIPGV, encoded by the coding sequence ATGAGTAGGCAGACAAGTGGGAGTGCGACTCTGGATTTGCTCTCACAGTATAATAGTTATATTTCTGAAAGAGATAAAGCTATAgaggaaattgaaaaaaaatcagacTTTGATGATAAGAGACTCTCATATGATGACTTGTTCAAAGAAAAcgtgaaattgaaattacaaGTTACTGAATATGAAGCTGAAATTAGCAGtctaaagaaaatgatagaCCTACTTAAGAAGAACAGAAATTCAGTGATACTAGAACAGACACATGGGAACACAGAAGAAGCGGAATTGGTACATAATGAAGTTGTCTTGCCTCCGAGATCTGCTAATAGAAAGACGAACGCAAAGGACTTGACCATTGGGATTCCGAACAAGACTCCCAAATCAAGTTTCGAGAGCTCAATTGAGTCAGTACCCAAAAGCTCATCAAGTGTCGATTTTACAAGGTCTAATGACTTGAAAACTGATGAGCCAAACCAGCTTAGAAACCtgtcatcatcttctaaagTGACCACACAGAGCCTCGAAAGGATGCCCGATACGTTTTTTGAAGAGCCAGGGGCTAGTACAACGACAGTGGATCTGTTAAACACGGAAAATGACGAAACTTTACCATTTctgaattcaaaatcacAATCAAATCTATCAGCCAAGTCTaatgatatatttggaAGTCCCGCTGCTTCAGTAACCTATACGACTTCTAGAATCACTATAAAGTCACCAAATAAGTCTTTACGTTCTCCATTACAGGATAGATCCCATTTTAAATCTCCTCAAAGTGCAAACAGAATCACAGCAGTGGTTAATAATCAACTTCATTCTCCTTCTAAGACGTTATCCGAAGATACAAACTTATTTGCAAGATCATCTCCTCACATTATCAACAATATGACTAGTCCATCACAGGAGAGAAATGCGACAGTTTCACATAAAGATTTAGAGTTTTCTCCCGATGCTAAAGCTAAACTAACAACATTCAGCCAATTGCTCGATAATTCGTTTGGAGAAGACCAGAACTCTCCAGTCACAAATGGTAGCATAAAGGATCAACACTCAGCGACATCGCTTCCTTACGCACCAGCGTTACCTCCTCCAAAGTTCGTCAACTCAAATATGTCTTCCCCTGGCTCCAACCAGTTAGGATCTCCTgtcattttgaataaaacaCGTCCAATGATCAATCTAATGGAAAGTGGAAGTCCTCTTCCACTGGGTCTTCAAAGTAGCCCAGCTTCCACAGAGCCTCGTCATAATGGTAATGGCAACGGGACTATAGTTGTAACAAAAACCTTACTATGGATAGTATATCTGCATCTTCTCAAAGTACATACAACAACAATCAGACCAAAATTCCCATCTACTATCAAGTTTCCCATCCATACCATCCAATTCGGCGCAAAATTCACTGAAATAAATAATAGGCAACGCTCACCCAGCACAAACACCGTAAGATCTACAGCTCAAAGTTTCATGTCTGATATACCATTATTTGTGCAACCAGAAGAATTTGGTACCATTAGAGTAGAGGTTGTAAGTTCTTTATACCAAGACAACGAGACGGAAATGGAAAGTGAAGATAACTCGATATTAATCAGTGTAATTGACAGAAAATCAGATAAAGAAATGTTCAAATTTGCTAAATCAATCcaaaaaattagagaaCTAGACGTCTATTTGAAATCTCACGTTTCAACTTTATCATTACCATCATTACCCGAAAGGGCATTATTCAGGACCATAGTGCCGTCAAAAGTCGATACGAGAAGAGAAAAGTTGAATGATTATTTTAGGAGTATATTTAGCGTCCCTGAATATCCtcaaaatgtttctttaaaaattgCCCAATTTTTAAGCACCGATACCGCTATGAACCCTGTTGTTCTTGGTGATACCAGTAAAGAAGGCACTTTGATAATGCGAAGACCTAAAAAGACTTTGAGTAACAACACCTCATGGAAAGTCAGATATGGTATGTTAAACGGTGCTCAATTACAGTTGTTGGATAATGGACAACTTGCTGAGACGATACGATTAAGACAAGCAACAATTGAATTAGTTCCTAATATCCCAGAAGACAAGTATGGTACAAAGAATGGATTTCTCATTACTGAGCATAAGAAGAATGGGTTGTCTGCAAGTACTAAATATTTCTTGTGTAGTGAAACATCCAAGGAAAGGGAACTTTGGGTTGCAGCTCTGAGTGAATTCACGGATACTGGttcattatcttcagcCAACACAAGCCATTCAAATGCACCAacattaaaattaaataaacCTACTGAAtcgaagaatttttttgcaaaacCTGAGATATCCCAACCACCAGGTTTTGATGATCAAGTATATGTTACCGACTTGTCACAGGTTGATGGAGCTCATTCTCATCACTCAACCATAACAAGCAACACAGGCTTTGACACCACACTATCCTCATCGCCTCGGGAGCATGGCGAAAACAATATTGAAGACGACAGAGAGCTTAGACGTATCAAAATGAGAAGTCTTTTCCCCTTTAAAAAACTGACCACTACATCAGGTAGTAGCGGGGGCGACATATTAGAATCACAAGAACCTGGTCTTAAGTCTCCCGATAAACTAGCCAGCATATTCTCATCTCCAGTGAGCAAACATCCTCTAAATTCAGCTAATGAACCTGCGGTATTTGGAACATCCTTGGAAATATGTTTGAAGCTAAGTTCTCACACTTATCAAGGTGTTTTTGAAATACCGAGCGTGGTTTATAGATGTTTAGAATATCTTTACAAAAACATGGGGATTCAAGAAGAGGGCATTTTCAGATTAAGCGGTTCGAGcaatttgatcaaatcgGTACAAGAGCAATTTGACAGGGAATATGATATCGACTTATGCTCCTATAACGTTGGAGGGGATGAAGAATCTTTTCTGGGTGTCAACACAGTTTCTGGTATTctaaaattatatttgaGAAGACTGCCACATCTGATTTTTGGTGATGAGCAATTCCAAATCTTTAAAGATATTACCGATAACAATCACAACAATCCAGAAGCCATTGCCATTGAATTCagaaatattataaaagGCGGCCGCGTGCCGCGTGcaaatgtttctttaatGTACTCACTTTTTGAACTGTTGTTGAGGATCAATGAGAACAGTAAATATAATAAGATGaatttgagaaatttgTGCATCGTGTTTTCTCCCACTTTAAATATACCAATCACTATGTTACAACCCTTTATTGAGGATTTCAAATGTATTTTCAAGGGAGAAGAGCCTATTAGTAATGACAAGAGAGAAAGTTTAGATATTCATATCCCAGGCGTGTAG
- the AIM10 gene encoding putative proline--tRNA ligase AIM10 (similar to Saccharomyces cerevisiae YER087W; ancestral locus Anc_7.368), translating to MKPLKRIFLPRFIRPSVLNRLNTPELLESLNFVAKSSSGIYHHLPLGHRTIEKLTDIVHRELHESFPNVSELALASISPRRRWEKTNRWNNNEMYRLDNDQFCLVPTCEEDITKLMTSHIKSYKDMPVLAYQVTKKFRNEKRPRNGLLRTKEFLMLDAYSFVESTEDAKSMFNEVNEAFIRIFKRLKIPFAKAVADNGYIGGDQSIEYHYLHDVGEDKLFYCPNCHTTSTQDKTESLPGTNLKPTTDVTVKYALNKSHDTLFCFYFPSDRQLNWNLASIATDYDLDSALKEFTDNKILTIFQNENNDPMFNKVVRMMDSRISSRSNFPDFPLKQYLKNNFSQITDVNLVNSIEGEICGLCGESPLQTSNSIEVGHTFNLNTKYSEAMKLNYNNAENTTENNLVKMGCYGIGISRVVAAIAEVNRDSLGLRWPSPIAPYLVSICSPPKTEEMNEKIVKVVTKLTESSQLANEILQLPNGEDNNTTLFSQISTSHAIGIPICIIVGSKTWPRIEIEVRGKRLKGDTDAYWKIKYNHLKDQYQWEVYQENTTEKHVVHLDHANDVIEFLLKDI from the coding sequence ATGAAACCATTGAAACGGATCTTCCTACCGAGATTCATCAGACCCAGTGTGCTCAACAGATTGAACACTCCAGAATTGCTGGAATCGCTAAATTTCGTTGCTAAATCGTCTAGTGGAATTTATCACCATCTGCCCCTGGGTCATAGAACAATTGAGAAACTGACCGATATCGTCCATAGAGAACTGCATGAATCGTTCCCTAACGTTAGTGAGTTAGCCTTGGCGTCAATATCTCCTCGACGTCGGTGGGAAAAGACCAATCGATGGAATAACAATGAAATGTACAGGCTTGACAATGATCAATTCTGTTTGGTACCCACTTGTGAAGAGGATATTACTAAACTGATGACTTCACACATTAAGAGTTACAAAGATATGCCAGTCTTGGCTTACCAGGTAACAAAGAAGTTCAGAAACGAGAAAAGACCCAGAAATGGACTTTTGAGAACAAAAGAGTTTCTAATGCTTGATGCTTATTCGTTTGTGGAATCCACAGAGGATGCAAAATCGATGTTTAATGAAGTCAACGAGGCATTCATTAGAATCTTCAAACGGTTGAAAATACCGTTTGCCAAAGCTGTGGCAGATAATGGCTACATTGGAGGCGACCAATCAATCGAATACCATTACTTACATGACGTTGGCGAGGACAAGTTGTTTTATTGTCCAAATTGTCATACTACATCCACACAAGACAAGACAGAATCCTTACCAGGGACAAATCTCAAACCTACGACCGACGTCACGGTGAAATATGCGTTAAACAAGAGTCATGATACTTTGTTCTGTTTCTATTTCCCATCAGATAGACAATTGAACTGGAATTTAGCTTCAATTGCAACGGATTATGATTTGGATTCTGCTTTAAAGGAGTTTACTgacaacaaaattttaacgattttccaaaatgaaaataacgaCCCAATGTTCAATAAAGTCGTCAGAATGATGGATTCACGTATTTCTTCACGTTCCAATTTCCCTGATTTCCCACTaaaacaatatttgaagaataatTTTAGTCAAATAACAGACGTTAATTTGGTTAATTCCATTGAAGGAGAAATTTGTGGATTGTGTGGCGAGTCCCCATTGCAAACTTCCAACAGTATTGAAGTCGGCCATACTTTCAATCTAAACACCAAATATTCAGAAGCcatgaaattgaattacAATAATGCAGAAAATACAACGGAAAATAATTTGGTGAAAATGGGGTGTTATGGAATTGGCATCTCAAGGGTTGTTGCTGCAATAGCAGAAGTGAACAGAGATTCACTGGGACTCAGATGGCCCAGTCCTATTGCTCCATATCTGGTATCCATATGCTCTCCGCCTAAGACAGAAGAGATGAATGAGAAGATTGTCAAAGTGGTTACTAAATTAACCGAATCATCTCAATTGGCCAACGAAATCTTACAACTGCCCAACGGCGAAGACAATAATACCACCCTCTTCTCCCAAATCTCGACGTCGCATGCCATAGGTATACCGATTTGCATAATAGTTGGTTCCAAGACGTGGCCAAGAATCGAAATAGAAGTCAGAGGAAAGAGACTCAAAGGTGACACGGATGCATATTGGAAAATCAAGTACAACCACTTGAAAGATCAGTACCAATGGGAAGTCTATCAGGAAAACACCACGGAGAAACATGTCGTACATCTCGACCACGCGAACGACGTTATCGAATTCCTACTGAAGGATATCTAA
- the KAFR0H02750 gene encoding glyoxylate reductase (similar to Saccharomyces cerevisiae YPL113C; ancestral locus Anc_8.602), with protein sequence MSINVIIPYKTQIEIDEANPLFEKLHLENNINFINYEISTPESFKQYLQIEPVHCIWITEDFFTYLEGINPYWDYLPSCLRAIVVPWVGCDFVDIKRLREEKDITICNIGPNANDNVSDLCMYLVISTFRMCSFWEFCIKFMEMGNIMGTREYIGSSVSETQDMQVVSQNGSTELRTSYKIPIKKDHTKKINVVNSFTVGGKSVDSPTGKIALILGFGSIGQTIGNKLKLAFNMEIQYHRRSGPVSSKLLGYEAKYHESLEDPETWQEADIIILALPGGDTTANIINDKTIKMCKDGVRIVNVGRGTCIDEDALLRHLDSNKIASCGLDVFKSEETTIKKEFLQRWDVTVLPHIGSAVSDIMKRSTEITLQNIESLFVYGYDGIYPLN encoded by the coding sequence ttaattatGAAATATCAACTCCGGAGTCCTTTAAAcaatatttacaaatagAACCAGTTCATTGTATCTGGATCACAGAGGATTTCTTCACCTATTTGGAAGGGATAAATCCATATTGGGACTATTTGCCCAGCTGTTTAAGAGCAATTGTTGTGCCATGGGTCGGTTGCGATTTCGTTGATATTAAACGATTAAGGGAAGAGAAAGATATTACGATTTGTAACATTGGTCCCAATGCCAATGACAATGTCAGTGATCTCTGCATGTACCTTGTCATTTCAACCTTCAGAATGTGTTCATTCTGGGAATTTTGTATAAAATTCATGGAGATGGGTAATATAATGGGTACTAGAGAGTACATTGGTTCTTCTGTAAGTGAAACTCAAGACATGCAAGTAGTATCCCAAAACGGTAGCACAGAGTTGAGAACTAGTTACAAAATACCAATAAAGAAGGACCATACTAAGAAGATAAACGTCGTGAATAGTTTCACAGTTGGAGGAAAAAGTGTTGATTCACCAACAGGTAAAATAGCTTTAATTCTTGGGTTTGGATCCATTGGACAAACTATTGGAAATAAGTTGAAATTAGCATTCAATATGGAAATTCAATACCACAGGAGATCCGGCCcagtttcttcaaaattgttggGTTATGAAGCTAAATATCATGAGTCATTGGAAGATCCTGAAACTTGGCAAGAAGCGGATATTATCATATTAGCATTGCCTGGGGGAGATACCACTGCAAATAtaattaatgataaaacAATTAAAATGTGTAAAGATGGAGTCAGAATTGTTAATGTCGGGAGAGGAACATGTATAGATGAAGACGCCTTATTGAGACATTTAGATAGTAATAAGATCGCTAGTTGTGGACTAGACGTATTTAAAAGTGAAGAGACTACaattaagaaagaatttttacaaagatGGGATGTTACAGTACTACCACACATTGGAAGTGCAGTGTCTGATATTATGAAACGTTCCACTGAGATaactttacaaaatatcGAGAGCTTATTTGTATATGGATACGACGGTATCTACCCGCTAAATTAG
- the TOA1 gene encoding transcription initiation factor IIA large subunit (similar to Saccharomyces cerevisiae TOA1 (YOR194C); ancestral locus Anc_8.603), which yields MSNREASKVYESIVESVINEVREDFENAGIDEQTLQDLKRNWKLKLSETKVTTFNWDTEVMDTHNSNFMIKEEQQQSELDQGLILPGLESNTLNLNPTPNDNNNAGYGNNGSNNNSNNNSNNNDNNKDDNTIFEPSTTTKIKQENDNEDSQGNGISPGENDSSKQEITLEVDDPSGKIAEQIRLQEKKAKRSALLDTDEVGSELDDSDDDYLISEGEDDGPDENLMLCLYEKVTRTKARWKCSLKDGIATINHKDYTFQKAQVEAEWI from the coding sequence ATGTCGAACCGTGAAGCAAGTAAAGTGTATGAGTCCATCGTGGAGTCTGTTATAAACGAAGTTagagaagattttgaaaatgcagGTATTGATGAACAAACTTTACAAGATTTGAAACGAAattggaaattgaaattgtcaGAGACTAAAGTCACCACATTCAATTGGGATACGGAGGTTATGGATACGCATAACAGTAATTTCATGattaaagaagaacaacAGCAGAGTGAATTAGATCAAGGTTTAATTTTACCGGGACTAGAGAGTAATACCTTAAATTTAAATCCAACTccaaatgataataacAACGCCGGTTATGGTAATAATggtagtaataataatagtaataataatagtaataataatgataataataaggATGATAATACGATATTTGAGCCTTCTACGACGACAAAGATAAAACAGGAAAATGACAATGAAGATTCTCAAGGAAATGGTATAAGTCCTGGTGAAAACGACTCATCAAAACAGGAAATAACTCTGGAAGTAGACGATCCAAGTGGTAAAATAGCAGAGCAGATACGATTACAGGAAAAGAAAGCGAAAAGAAGTGCACTTCTAGATACTGATGAAGTTGGTTCCGAATTGGACGATTCAGATGAtgattatttgatttctgAAGGTGAAGATGACGGTCCTGACGAAAATCTAATGTTGTGTCTCTATGAAAAAGTTACCAGAACCAAAGCAAGATGGAAATGTTCTTTAAAAGATGGTATCGCCACGATCAATCACAAGGACtatacttttcaaaaagcTCAGGTAGAAGCTGAATGGATTTAG